Genomic window (Drosophila willistoni isolate 14030-0811.24 chromosome 2L unlocalized genomic scaffold, UCI_dwil_1.1 Seg196, whole genome shotgun sequence):
tatagagagagagagagagagagagctttTATAAATGCTCTCAaactgtttgtgtgtttgtgtgtatatgtgacTTTAAAACTTGTTGCGTGTATTTGTGTGCAGTAGGTGGTGGGCGTTGGGTGAAGGCGGGGCAGTTGGCGCCAACTCGAAATGGCCAAGGTTAGTGATTTAGTTCTTCAGTCTcggctttttatttttgttttcgtttcttCTTAGCCAGCTTTGAGTGCGGTGTCAAATTGCTGGAAATATCATTTACCCATCAAGTAGCCGGTTCGAAAATACCAACATttcgaaacaaaatttcaaaatttaaacaacATCTTCCTACTCCTCCTTTTTCCTGCTCCTCCACCTCCTCATCGCTCCAAACTCATCACATCATGTCGCATCGTGTTCAAATGCGTTGCGATGATTATGATGTTATTGGAGCTGTTCCTCGCGATTTTTCCGTAATAAAAAATTTCCTTAAAGGAGATTGTGCTGTAAAGCGTCTTATAGACATTGAAGAGGAAATCATACGGGAAACTGAAGCTCGAAATGAGGAGTCAAAGCCACCGGTTCAGCCTCAGCCCAGGCAGAAAAGGAAATCAAATGGGAATGGCAAGGCCAATGGCAATGGTAAAGAAGATGACCGACGGAAGAGCAAAGACAGTGCAAATGGGAATGACGATAAAAGGGAATCAGTTGCAAAGGATCCATGTGAAAGCCTAACACCACCCGAAGACAAAATGCCGAACTATTGTGATCCTTGTGGTCAGTTAAAGACATCTTTGGTTTTGGAAGAGGTACGAAGCAATGGaattggttttctttttaactATAGTTGGCTAAATGTATTGATCTCCATTTTGCAGCTAACAACGCCAGCACTCACGAATCCGGCACTTAATAAACCATCGTATTCCTATTTCGACGAGGAGACCGTAATGGGCAGTGCATTGCCCGTTAAATATCGTTTCCGTCGGAATTGCAAAAACAATGATTACGACAAACCAATGAATTTGATGTCCAATCCTACAGATAACACCAATGTGGTGGTGCTCACAAATTGCTGTGATCTTTTGGTCTGGCCCAGCCAGAGAGTACAACAAATGAATCGTGTTCCCGTGACCATGATATCAGGATCTGGAGACCTTACCGAATATATGCTGGAAGAGGAGACTGTCATGTAGTAAATATCTGGCCAAACTAcagacaaaataaaaaaggaaaccCATCAAAGAAGAATAAATAAAAGGAAAGGAACAACAAGAAATGGAACAATTGCTTTTCTATTGATTGGGAAGTCTTTTAAGAGAAGCGTCAATAGGTCGACAAACTTGTGGGATTTCTGAAACACCATCGCGCCATTTGTGAATCGACTTATTTATGCAGTACACAAAAGTCAATTTATGCCAACCCATGCAAATCTCTTTGAATTCTGTTCCTTCAAATTTAAGATCGAACTCTCGCCCACTCTCAGGTAGATTTAGACGGCACTCTAGTTTACATAAGCCAAACCCCAGGTGTAGATGACATCTGATCTATATGTAATATGCAGTAGTATTAGCTACAAAGTTGAATCACTTTAAgggaaatatatatacatatgctcTTTCCACATGTCGATGGAGGCTGTGGCGGTGGTTGTTGGCTGTGTCGGGTTAACTTGTTAGTTACATTACAATTAAATCATGGCAATTAAGTTATATCCAttaacatttttcattttccatagGGCAGGTGTGTGATGCATTCTTTACGCATTACGGAAtcagttatatacatatttacgGGACGGGAGTTTTTGAGAATTCCTTTAAATGTAACAATTATTGGAATTATCTTGGTCTTGCTCTTGGTCTTgggtctccctctctctttctctgtcttttGCATCGGCTTATTATTGACCGCAATCGCTCAAATGTGAAGTACTACTATTACCACTACTACTCACTGACAAAAAGtcagaagcaaaaaaaatacgaaCAAATTGAAAACCGTTTTGGTTTGGTACTCGCAATTAAATTGCTTTGGTTTTAACCTTCAACAAAGTAGTTCAGTTCAGGCCATATACCGGATTAAGCCGAGGAGTTGCTTGGTGTTTTTtcgttggttttttctttttctttttttttgggtttctttATGTTTTAATGTTTAATGTGGCTCTCATTGAAGTACCACCATTTACCACCTGCCCCTCCCCTCCTTCACCTTTACTTATCAGGGGTAAAGTGTgcaaagcaaaggcaaaactTTCAATGTCAATGTCAATAAATCGaaaaccaaattcaaatcTGAAACCCCCTCTGTCTCCCTCCCTCtcactctatctctctctctctttgtcatCAAGCTGTATCTTAATGTTTAATTTGCTATCTTTTTTTGTCTCTGTGTGGTTAAGAATTTTTTACATTGACAGAAATTCGAGAGTTTTGAAATTCATAAATGGAAATATTCTTTGTGGTTTATGTGTTATATGCGTATGGCATAGATAGATCTATACATGGATTGAATAACAAAGAATTTATGATGAAATGTCAAGAACAGATTTCAATCGATCGTTATAATTGTAAGACTTAATGTTGGATCAGTCAT
Coding sequences:
- the LOC6640562 gene encoding uncharacterized protein LOC6640562, which encodes MSHRVQMRCDDYDVIGAVPRDFSVIKNFLKGDCAVKRLIDIEEEIIRETEARNEESKPPVQPQPRQKRKSNGNGKANGNGKEDDRRKSKDSANGNDDKRESVAKDPCESLTPPEDKMPNYCDPCGQLKTSLVLEELTTPALTNPALNKPSYSYFDEETVMGSALPVKYRFRRNCKNNDYDKPMNLMSNPTDNTNVVVLTNCCDLLVWPSQRVQQMNRVPVTMISGSGDLTEYMLEEETVM